One region of Arvicola amphibius chromosome 3, mArvAmp1.2, whole genome shotgun sequence genomic DNA includes:
- the LOC119809999 gene encoding olfactory receptor 1537-like — MSAANHCTVTEFFLAGLSEKPELQMPLFLLFSGIYVVTAAGNLGMITLIVFSPHLHNPMYYFLSSLSFIDFCQSTVVTPKMLVGFLTEKNLISYPGCMTQLYFVIIFGIAECYTLAAMAYDRYVAICNPLLYSITMSYQIYSSLISGVYIFGVFGASVNTGFMTSIWFCKLDVINHYFCDLLPLLKLACSNTSISELLILVFGTLDIFVPILTIITSYISIISSILRIHSTEGRSKAFSTCSSHILAVVIFFGSLAFMYLQPSSVNSIDQGKVSSVFYTIVVPMLNPIIYSLRNKDVSVALKKILERKAFM, encoded by the coding sequence ATGTCAGCAGCAAACCATTGCACAGTGACTGAGTTCTTCTTGGCTGGGCTCTCAGAGAAACCAGAACTCCAGatgcccctctttctcctcttctctggaATCTATGTGGTCACTGCAGCAGGAAATCTGGGCATGATCACACTGATTGTGTTCAGTCCCCACCTGCATAATCCCATGTACTATTTCCTCAGCAGTCTGTCCTTCATTGACTTCTGTCAGTCCACAGTTGTCACCCCTAAAATGCTGGTGGGCtttttgacagaaaaaaatctcatctccTACCCTGGATGTATGACTCAGCTCTATTTCGTTATCATTTTTGGCATTGCAGAATGCTATACATTAGCTGCAATGGCATATGACCGCTATGTTGCCATCTGTAATCCCTTGCTTTACAGTATAACCATGTCTTATCAGATTTACAGCTCCCTGATCTCAGGAGTATATATTTTTGGTGTGTTCGGTGCATCAGTTAACACAGGCTTCATGACTAGCATTTGGTTCTGCAAATTAGATGTGATCAACCACTATTTCTGTGATCTTCTTCCCCTCTTGAAGCTTGCATGTTCTAATACCTCTATCAGTGAATTGCTGATTCTAGTTTTTGGTACATTGGATATCTTTGTCCCAATTCTCACAATTATTACTTCGTACATTTCCATTATTTCTAGCATCCTCCGCATTCACTCCACAGAAGGGAGATCCAAAGCCTTCAGTACATGCAGTTCTCACATCTTGGCTGTTGTTATCTTCTTTGGATCTTTAGCATTTATGTATCTGCAGCCATCATCAGTCAACTCCATTGACCAAGGAAAAGTATCCTCTGTGTTTTATACCATTGTCGTACCCATGCTAAACCCCATCATATACAGCCTGAGGAATAAGGATGTCAGTGTGGCCttaaagaaaatacttgaaagaaaagcatttatgtAA